One part of the Treponema sp. OMZ 787 genome encodes these proteins:
- the gltA gene encoding NADPH-dependent glutamate synthase, with protein MENTNLAGHKHITHEELSEQAKKMWADLKDKTLSPKERTQIPIQEMPALDPHERASLMNEVAMGYTDEQARIEAERCLNCKNRPCVKGCPVGVPIPEFIAEIQKGDYKKAVDIIKTTNLLPAICGRVCPQEKQCQAFCTIGKMLKSPEQAVAIGRLERFVADWERNNNKITVPEVAPETGKKVAIIGSGPAGLTVAADVRREGHSVTVFEAFHKTGGVMVYGIPEFRLPKEIVAKEVENLEKMGVEFKTNFLVGRTETLEQLLKEDGYDAAFIGTGAGLPKFMGIEGENLIGVFSANEYLTRANLMKAYDATHSDTPLYQAETLAVIGGGNVAMDAARMGYRLGCKKVYCIYRRTRAEMPARLEEVAHAEEEGVEFCFLQNPTRIVGDEEGKVCAIEVLDYELGEPDESGRRKPVAKPGTEHQIKVDAVIVALGNDSNPLMAQTSHGLEVTKNGNIVVDENQKTSIEGVWAGGDIVLGAATVILAMGEGRKAAAAINEYLKTK; from the coding sequence ATGGAAAATACAAATTTAGCAGGTCATAAACATATAACCCATGAAGAGCTTTCAGAACAAGCAAAAAAAATGTGGGCAGACTTAAAGGATAAGACCTTAAGTCCAAAAGAAAGAACGCAAATCCCTATTCAGGAAATGCCCGCCCTCGACCCTCATGAGAGAGCCTCATTAATGAATGAGGTTGCCATGGGCTACACCGATGAGCAGGCTAGAATTGAAGCAGAGCGGTGTTTAAACTGTAAAAACCGCCCCTGCGTAAAAGGCTGCCCCGTAGGTGTTCCTATTCCGGAATTTATTGCAGAAATTCAAAAAGGCGATTATAAAAAGGCTGTTGATATTATAAAAACAACAAACCTCCTTCCTGCAATCTGCGGACGAGTTTGTCCCCAAGAAAAGCAGTGCCAAGCCTTTTGTACAATAGGCAAGATGCTCAAGTCCCCCGAACAGGCTGTAGCCATAGGCAGACTTGAACGCTTTGTTGCCGACTGGGAAAGAAACAATAATAAGATTACCGTACCCGAAGTTGCCCCCGAAACGGGAAAAAAGGTTGCCATTATCGGCTCAGGCCCCGCAGGTCTTACCGTAGCAGCCGATGTCCGCCGTGAAGGACACTCCGTAACCGTCTTTGAAGCCTTCCACAAAACAGGCGGCGTTATGGTTTACGGTATTCCCGAATTCCGCTTGCCGAAAGAAATCGTTGCAAAGGAAGTTGAAAACCTCGAAAAGATGGGTGTTGAATTCAAAACCAACTTCTTGGTAGGAAGAACCGAAACTCTTGAGCAGCTTTTAAAAGAAGACGGATATGATGCCGCCTTTATCGGAACAGGTGCAGGCTTACCTAAGTTTATGGGAATTGAAGGCGAAAACCTAATCGGTGTTTTTAGTGCAAACGAATATTTGACGCGTGCAAACCTTATGAAGGCCTATGATGCAACTCATTCCGATACTCCTCTTTATCAGGCTGAGACCTTAGCCGTAATCGGCGGCGGAAATGTTGCTATGGATGCTGCAAGAATGGGATACCGCTTAGGCTGCAAAAAGGTTTACTGTATTTACCGCCGAACCCGTGCCGAAATGCCTGCCCGGCTAGAAGAAGTTGCTCACGCAGAGGAAGAAGGCGTAGAGTTCTGCTTCCTTCAAAACCCCACAAGAATAGTCGGCGATGAAGAAGGAAAGGTTTGTGCAATCGAGGTCTTAGACTATGAGTTGGGCGAACCCGATGAATCCGGCAGAAGAAAGCCTGTGGCAAAGCCCGGCACCGAACACCAGATCAAGGTTGATGCCGTAATCGTCGCCCTCGGAAACGACTCAAACCCGCTCATGGCTCAAACAAGTCATGGTTTGGAAGTTACCAAAAACGGCAATATCGTTGTAGATGAAAACCAAAAAACCTCGATTGAAGGCGTTTGGGCAGGAGGCGACATTGTTCTCGGTGCCGCTACCGTAATTCTTGCAATGGGCGAAGGCCGAAAAGCCGCAGCTGCAATAAACGAGTATTTAAAGACAAAATAA
- a CDS encoding sulfide/dihydroorotate dehydrogenase-like FAD/NAD-binding protein, translated as MHKILEKRQYSPEVFYLRVEAPEIAKNRHPGQFVIVQIDTNFGERVPLTIADANAEEGWIALVIQSVGATTIKLCEKNVGDSIAAILGPLGRPSHITKCGTVACVCGGIGVAPMYPIAKAFKEAGNKLIVIIGARNKDLIVFEDEMKAIADELIITTDDGSYGRKALVTAPLKELCESQTPPDEVFAIGPPIMMKFCAETTRPYGIKTTVSLNTIMIDGTGMCGGCRVTVDNQIKFVCVDGPEFDAHKVDFDNMMMRMKAFRGREEKDKHKCRSGIFN; from the coding sequence ATGCACAAAATACTTGAAAAACGGCAATATTCGCCTGAGGTTTTTTATTTGCGCGTTGAAGCACCGGAAATCGCAAAAAACAGACATCCGGGACAGTTTGTAATCGTTCAAATAGATACCAATTTTGGAGAAAGGGTTCCCCTCACAATTGCCGATGCAAATGCCGAGGAAGGCTGGATTGCCCTCGTTATACAGTCTGTAGGAGCAACAACCATCAAACTTTGCGAGAAAAATGTAGGTGATTCTATTGCTGCAATTTTGGGCCCTCTTGGACGGCCCTCGCACATAACAAAGTGCGGAACGGTAGCCTGCGTTTGCGGCGGTATAGGTGTTGCACCTATGTATCCTATCGCAAAAGCTTTTAAAGAAGCAGGAAACAAGCTCATAGTTATCATCGGAGCAAGAAACAAAGACCTAATTGTTTTTGAAGATGAGATGAAAGCTATTGCTGACGAACTCATCATTACAACCGATGACGGTTCCTATGGAAGAAAGGCTTTGGTAACAGCTCCCCTAAAAGAACTCTGTGAAAGTCAAACTCCTCCCGATGAGGTTTTTGCAATCGGCCCGCCCATAATGATGAAATTCTGTGCCGAAACCACACGTCCCTACGGAATAAAAACAACGGTTTCGCTTAACACAATCATGATTGACGGAACAGGAATGTGCGGAGGCTGCCGCGTAACTGTAGACAATCAAATCAAGTTCGTATGTGTTGACGGTCCCGAATTCGATGCCCACAAGGTCGACTTCGATAATATGATGATGAGAATGAAGGCCTTCCGAGGACGAGAAGAGAAGGATAAACATAAGTGCCGATCCGGTATCTTTAATTAA